GCAGTCACGCATCCACTCTAAGGCCACCAGCGTATTGAGCGTTTTAGTGGTTAAAGCGTCATAACCCCAGCGGCCCAAAACAGATACTTCACGCGTAATAGGCCATTGCCCTGAAACATTGTATTGATCAGTAGTGGTTGCTGAAGGGACAAAAGCCTGGTTATTCTGAACGGATGCTTGTGTTGGTGGAGCCCAAACATTTCGATAGCCAAAATTCAAGCTTCTTCCAGGCGTAGGCCGCCAACTACCGCCCACTGTTGTTTGAACTAAGCGATTCAGTTGCGAGTTGTACTGCCCAAATACATCTGTGCTGAAGTTGCCAAGCAGACGAACTGAAGCAGAGCCCAATGTATCCGAATAGGTTGTAGGATTTGCAATAGTGCCATTGAGGCCCACTTTCTGCCCCGTAAAGGCTTGACGTTGTGCGAGGGTTACGTTGGCTCGTTCTGCGCCTGTATTGGCCTCGATCATACGACTGGTAATGCCGCCCGTTAACTTATTGTTATCTGCAATACGGTCGTTACCAATAAAGGTATTTTCACTAAAAATTTGGGTTACGCCAAAACCGCCATCTGCCGTATCAAATAAAGGGGTTTGAGCCTGACTTTGAAACGGGGTGTAAACATAAAAAGCTCTCGGCTCCATTGTGAGCAACATATCGCGCCCAAAAAAACCTTTTAATTCAGCGGCATCTCTTTCAAACGCCAAACCTGAATCCAAACTCAATGTAGGAATAGTGAATCCTTGAGCGGCCGGGGCACCCACAGGGTTGTATGGTGTTACGTTATAGGTGTTTGATTGAAAACTCACTTTCGGAGTGATGTAGTACCCAGGCGTAATCTGGGGAAGCGCCATGGCACCCTTAATCACCGTTCGATCGGCCTGGCTGTAAGCGCCCGGAGCGGTTGCCGCCAAGTTACCGCCAATGTTGTAGGCAAAGCGAGTGAAATCTGTAGAAAAAGTTGTTGCAGGACCCGTAGGTAGAGTGATGTACTTTCCACTGGTATCAGCAACTGCCGGTGTTAAACGATTGTTATAGGCAGCGGTGACATTCGGCAAAATATTGTATGGGGACTGCACAGTCACAGTAGGGTCAGGCTGCAAAGTCTGGAAAGTCATCGCCCTGGCTCCCACAGTCCAGTTACTTAAGCTACCAGTCAAGTTCTTAGTGGTGCCAACCTCTTGTCGAAATTGGCTAGTAACTGCACCGGCCATACTTTGAGAAAAGTCAGTTGGATATAAGTTATCCGAAACCCGCGCCACATTGGCATAACCAGTCCAAGCACCAGCAATGGGGATCCCACCCATGCCCAACAAGTCGCCACTGAAGTTTTGCCTCTGCTGCCAGTCATAACGCCAGCGATCAGTCCCCGTCTTACGATCATAAGGGAGATAGTCCCCTCCCAAACTGCCTGCAGATTGCTTATCAATAAATTGGTACTTAGTCCCTAGCTGCACTCCACGTTGACCCATCACGCGAGGCAGTAAAAGCAAGTCACGATTAGGTGCGATATTGACGTAGTAAGGCTGCGTTACATCAATGCCATTATTGGAGTTGTAGCCAGCTACTGGCGCCAGAATTCCGGAGCGGCGTTGATTAGAGGTTGGTGCAGTGAAGTAAGGTGTGTAAGCAATAGGTACATCAAAGAATCGCATGACGCCGTGCGTTCCAACCATTTCTTTTTGCTCGTTATCAATCTCCAGCGTACTGGCCGTGAAATACCAATCTAAATTTTCTGGAGTACAAGTTGTATAGGTGGCTTTATCAAATACAAATACATCAGCAGTTTCGATCGTCAATTTTTTTGCATTACCGCTCGCACGGTTATCACGCAACTCGTAGTAAGGAGTCTCAATTTCCCCTTCACGAGCATCCACCCTAAAACGTGCTTTAGGTCCCTTGAAGGATGCGTTGCCTTTTGAGAACTCGGTATTGCCAGACAAATTAGCTACATCAGAATCAGGATCATATTTAATTTCATCTGCTTTAATCACTGCGCCATTACGACGAATTTGTGCGCGCCCTTTTAAGCGCATTTCGCGATCAACGATTCCGTCAATCGAATCACTTGAGGTAAAGGTTAAAGCTTGCCCATCATTAATTGGTTTACCAACTCGTAATTGATCATCCAACTTCAAGACAGTGACGTCACCACGATCGGGAATTAAAACGGAGCTAGCAGAGCTACCTAAAGACTGTGCAGAAGGGGGTAAAGGTGCAGGTGCCTGGGCCTGACTCGCGAGGGCAAATTGCGACAATATAACCCCCATCATTAAACGCAGGGTAATAGCTACAAAAAGAGGGGCGCAAAGGCCGGCACGACGGCGATAAT
This genomic stretch from Polynucleobacter corsicus harbors:
- a CDS encoding LPS-assembly protein LptD codes for the protein MSHYRRRAGLCAPLFVAITLRLMMGVILSQFALASQAQAPAPLPPSAQSLGSSASSVLIPDRGDVTVLKLDDQLRVGKPINDGQALTFTSSDSIDGIVDREMRLKGRAQIRRNGAVIKADEIKYDPDSDVANLSGNTEFSKGNASFKGPKARFRVDAREGEIETPYYELRDNRASGNAKKLTIETADVFVFDKATYTTCTPENLDWYFTASTLEIDNEQKEMVGTHGVMRFFDVPIAYTPYFTAPTSNQRRSGILAPVAGYNSNNGIDVTQPYYVNIAPNRDLLLLPRVMGQRGVQLGTKYQFIDKQSAGSLGGDYLPYDRKTGTDRWRYDWQQRQNFSGDLLGMGGIPIAGAWTGYANVARVSDNLYPTDFSQSMAGAVTSQFRQEVGTTKNLTGSLSNWTVGARAMTFQTLQPDPTVTVQSPYNILPNVTAAYNNRLTPAVADTSGKYITLPTGPATTFSTDFTRFAYNIGGNLAATAPGAYSQADRTVIKGAMALPQITPGYYITPKVSFQSNTYNVTPYNPVGAPAAQGFTIPTLSLDSGLAFERDAAELKGFFGRDMLLTMEPRAFYVYTPFQSQAQTPLFDTADGGFGVTQIFSENTFIGNDRIADNNKLTGGITSRMIEANTGAERANVTLAQRQAFTGQKVGLNGTIANPTTYSDTLGSASVRLLGNFSTDVFGQYNSQLNRLVQTTVGGSWRPTPGRSLNFGYRNVWAPPTQASVQNNQAFVPSATTTDQYNVSGQWPITREVSVLGRWGYDALTTKTLNTLVALEWMRDCWTLRGAYSQMLNTSQITTTQVLFQIEFRGFGSAGSNPVDIMKLNVPGYMPTSKPIPPSIYENYQ